The following are encoded in a window of Eschrichtius robustus isolate mEscRob2 chromosome 1, mEscRob2.pri, whole genome shotgun sequence genomic DNA:
- the FURIN gene encoding furin isoform X2 yields MELRPWLLWVVAAAGALVLLAADVRGQKVFTNTWAVCIPGGPAVADSVARKHGFLNLGQIFGDYYHFWHRAVTKRSLSPHRPRHSRLQREPQVQWLEQQVAKRRTKRDVYQEPTDPKFPQQWYLSGVTQRDLNVKEAWAQGYTGRGIVVSILDDGIEKNHPDLAGNYDPGASFDVNDQDPDPQPRYTQMNDNRHGTRCAGEVAAVANNGVCGVGVAYNARIGGVRMLDGEVTDAVEARSLGLNPNHIHIYSASWGPEDDGKTVDGPARLAEEAFFRGVSQGRGGLGSIFVWASGNGGREHDSCNCDGYTNSIYTLSISSATQSGNVPWYSEACSSTLATTYSSGNQNEKQIVTTDLRQKCTESHTGTSASAPLAAGIIALTLEANKNLTWRDMQHLVVQTSKPAHLNANDWATNGVGRKVSHSYGYGLLDAGAMVALAQNWTTVTPQRKCIIDILTEPKDIGKRLEVRKTVTACLGEPSHITRLEHTQARLTLSYNRRGDLAIHLVSPMGTRSTLLAARPHDYSADGFNDWAFMTTHSWDEDPSGEWVLEIENTSEANNYGTLTKFTLVLYGTAPEGLPTPPESIGCKTLTSSQACCARKASPCTRRAVSSAALQASLPKSSTRTTAPRTTWRSSGPASVPPATPRVPRARGQPPQTASAAPATPPWTLWSRRAPGKARAAVSLRSRSSHLGRRPRRWRQSRGCGRGCCPRTCPRWWPASAAPSSCWSSSLSSWSCSCARASASEG; encoded by the exons ATGGAGCTGAGGCCCTGGTTGCTATGGGTGGTAGCAGCAGCAGGAGCCTTGGTCCTGCTGGCGGCCGATGTCCGTGGCCAGAAGGTCTTCACCAACACCTGGGCCGTGTGCATTCCTGGAGGCCCAGCCGTGGCTGACAGTGTGGCACGCAAGCATGGCTTCCTCAACCTGGGCCAG ATCTTCGGCGACTATTACCACTTCTGGCATCGAGCGGTGACAAAGCGGTCCCTGTCACCTCACCGCCCGCGGCACAGCCGGCTGCAGCGGGAACCTCAA GTACAGTGGCTGGAGCAGCAGGTGGCAAAGCGACGGACCAAACGGGACGTGTACCAGGAGCCCACGGACCCCAAGTTTCCCCAGCAGTGGTACCTG TCTGGTGTCACCCAGCGGGACCTGAACGTGAAGGAGGCCTGGGCCCAGGGCTACACGGGGCGTGGCATCGTGGTCTCCATTCTGGATGATGGCATCGAGAAGAACCACCCGGACTTGGCAGGCAATTAT GATCCTGGGGCCAGCTTCGATGTCAATGACCAGGACCCTGACCCCCAGCCTCGGTACACGCAGATGAATGACAACAG GCATGGCACACGGTGTGCAGGCGAGGTGGCTGCAGTGGCCAACAATGGTGTCTGTGGTGTAGGCGTGGCCTACAATGCCCGCATTGGAG GGGTGCGCATGCTGGACGGTGAAGTGACAGATGCGGTAGAGGCACGCTCGCTGGGCCTGAATCCCAACCACATCCACATCTACAGCGCCAGTTGGGGCCCCGAGGACGACGGCAAGACCGTGGATGGGCCAGCCCGCCTTGCTGAGGAGGCCTTCTTCCGGGGGGTCAGCCAG GGCCGTGGGGGGCTGGGCTCCATCTTTGTCTGGGCCTCTGGGAACGGGGGCCGGGAACATGACAGCTGCAACTGCGACGGCTACACCAACAGCATCTACACGCTGTCCATCAGCAGCGCCACGCAGTCCGGCAACGTGCCCTGGTACAGTGAGGCCTGCTCGTCCACGCTGGCCACAACCTACAGCAGTGGAAACCAGAACGAGAAGCAGATC GTGACCACTGATCTGCGGCAGAAGTGTACGGAGTCTCACACAGGCACCTCTGCCTCTGCCCCCTTGGCAGCGGGCATCATCGCTCTCACCCTGGAGGCCAA TAAGAACCTCACCTGGCGGGACATGCAGCACCTGGTGGTACAGACCTCAAAGCCAGCGCACCTCAATGCTAACGACTGGGCCACCAATGGTGTGGGCCGCAAAG TGAGCCATTCGTATGGCTACGGGTTACTGGACGCAGGTGCCATGGTGGCTCTGGCCCAGAACTGGACGACGGTGACCCCCCAGCGGAAGTGCATCATCGACATCCTCACTGAGCCCAA GGACATCGGGAAGCGGCTGGAGGTGCGGAAGACTGTGACCGCCTGCCTGGGGGAGCCCAGCCACATCACGCGGCTGGAACACACTCAGGCGCGGCTCACCCTGTCCTACAACCGCCGCGGTGACCTGGCCATCCACCTGGTCAGCCCCATGGGCACCCGCTCCACCCTGCTGGCCGCCAG GCCGCACGACTATTCTGCAGACGGGTTTAACGATTGGGCATTCATGACGACCCATTCCTGGGACGAGGACCCCTCTGGCGAGTGGGTCCTGGAGATTGAAAACACCAGCGAAGCAAACAACTATG GGACACTGACCAAGTTCACCCTCGTGCTGTACGGCACGGCCCCCGAGGGGCTGCCCACACCTCCTGAGAGCATCGGCTGCAAGACCCTCACGTCCAGCCAGGCCTGT TGTGCGAGGAAGGCTTCTCCCTGCACGAGAAGAGCTGTGTCCAGCGCTGCCCTCCAGGCTTCGCTCCCCAAGTCCTCGACACGCACTACAGCACCGAGAACGACGTGGAGATCATCCGGGCCAGCGTCTGTGCCCCCTGCCACGCCTCGTGTGCCACGTGCCAGGGGCCAGCCCCCACAGACTGCCTCAGCTGCCCCAGCCACTCCTCCCTGGACCCTGTGGAGCAGACGTGCTCCCGGCAAAGCCAGAGCAGCCGTGAGTCTCCGCAGCCGCAGCAGCCACCTCGGCCGCCGCCCGCGGAGGTGGAGGCAGAGCCGCGGCTGCGGGAGGGGCTGCTGCCCTCGCACCTGCCCGAGGTGGTGGCCGGCCTCAGCTGCGCCTTCATCGTGCTGGTCTTCGTCACTGTCTTCCTGGTCCTGCAGCTGCGCTCGGGCTTCAGCTTCCGAGGGGTGA
- the FES gene encoding tyrosine-protein kinase Fes/Fps isoform X1, giving the protein MGFSSELCSPQGHGAVQQMQEAELRLLEGMRKWMAQRVKSDREYAGLLHHMSLQDSGGQSRGISPQSPISQSWAEITSQTEGLSRLLRQHAEDLNSGPLSKLSLLIRERQQLRKTYNEQWQQLQQELTKTHSQDIEKLKSQYRALARDSAQARRKYQEASKDKDRDKAKDKYVRSLWKLFAHHNRYVLGVRAAQLHHQHHHRLMLPGLLQSLQDLHQEMACILKEILQEYLEISSLVQDEVVAIHREMAAAVAHIQPEAEYQGFLQQNGSTPDVPPCVTFDESLLEEAELLEPGELQLNELTVESVQHTLTSVTEELAVATETVLSRQEVVTQLQHELWTEEQTTHPRERVQLLGKKQVLQEALQGLQVALCSQAKLQAQQELLQAKLEQLGPGEPLPVLLLQDDRHSTSSSEQEREGGRTPTLEILKSHISGIFRPKFSLPPPLQLVPEVQKPLHEQLWYHGAIPRAEVAELLTHSGDFLVRESQGKQEYVLSVLWDGQPRHFIIQYADNLYRLEGDGFPSIPLLIDHLLRSQQPLTKKSGIILNRAVPKDKWALSHEDLVLGEQIGRGNFGEVFSGRLRADNTLVAVKSCRETLPPDLKAKFLQEARILKQYSHPNIVRLIGVCTQKQPIYIVMELVQGGDFLTFLRTEGARLRVKTLLQMVGDAAAGMEYLESKCCIHRDLAARNCLVTEKNVLKISDFGMSREEADGIYAASGGLRQVPVKWTAPEALNYGRYSSESDVWSFGILLWETFSLGASPYPNLSNQQTREFVEKGGRLPCPELCPDAVFRLMEQCWASEPGQRPSFSTIYQELQSIRKRHR; this is encoded by the exons ATGGGCTTCTCTTCGGAGCTGTGCAGTCCCCAGGGCCACGGGGCAGTGCAGCAGATGCAGGAGGCCGAGCTTCGGCTGCTGGAGGGCATGAGGAAGTGGATGGCCCAGCGGGTCAAGAGTGACAGAGAATACGCTGGGCTGCTGCACCACATGTCACTGCAGGACAGCGGGGGCCAGAGCCGGGGCATCAGCCCCCAGAGCCCCATCAGTCAG TCCTGGGCAGAGATCACCAGCCAGACGGAGGGCCTGAGCCGGTTGCTGAGGCAGCACGCAGAAGATCTGAACTCAGGGCCGCTGAGCAAGCTGAGCCTGTTGATCCGGGAGCGGCAGCAGCTGCGCAAGACCTACAACGAGCAGTGGCAGCAGCTCCAGCAGGAGCTCACCaag aCCCACAGCCAGGACATTGAGAAGCTGAAGAGCCAGTACCGAGCCCTGGCACGGGACAGCGCCCAGGCCCGACGCAAGTACCAGGAGGCCAGCAAAG ACAAAGACCGTGACAAGGCCAAGGACAAGTACGTGCGCAGCTTGTGGAAGCTGTTTGCTCACCACAACCGCTATGTGCTGGGCGTGCGGGCCGCGCAGctacaccaccagcaccaccaccggCTCATGCTGCCCGGCCTGCTCCAGTCCCTGCAGGACCTGCACCAGGAGATGGCGTGCATCTT GAAGGAGATCCTGCAGGAATACCTGGAGATTAGCAGCCTGGTGCAGGACGAGGTGGTGGCCATTCACCGGGAGATGGCTGCAGCGGTTGCCCACATCCAGCCCGAGGCCGAGTACCAAGGCTTCCTGCAACAGAATGG GTCCACACCTGACGTCCCACCCTGTGTCACCTTTGATGAGTCGCTGCTTGAGGAGGCTGAACTGCTGGAGCCCGGGGAGCTGCAGCTGAACGAGCTGACTGTGGAAAGCGTGCAGCACAC GCTGACCTCAGTGACAGAAGAACTGGCTGTGGCCACTGAGACAGTGCTCAGCCGGCAGGAGGTGGTCACTCAGCTGCAGCACGAGCTCTGGACTGAGGAGCAGACCACCCACCCCCGGGAGCG GGTGCAGCTGCTGGGCAAGAAGCAGGTGCTGCAGGAGGCATTGCAGGGGCTGCAGGTAGCGCTGTGCAGCCAGGCCAAGCTGCAGGCCCAGCAGGAGCTGCTGCAGGCCAagctggagcagctgggccccggtGAGCCCCTGCCCGTGCTGCTCCTGCAGGACGACCGCCACTCCACCTCGTCCTCG GAGCAGGAGCGAGAAGGGGGAAGGACACCCACCCTGGAGATCCTTAAGAGCCACATCTCAGGAATCTTCCGCCCCAAGTTCTCG CTCCCCCCACCACTGCAGCTCGTTCCAGAGGTGCAGAAGCCCCTGCATGAGCAGCTGTGGTACCACGGAGCCATCCCACGGGCAGAGGTGGCTGAGCTGCTGACACACTCTGGGGACTTCCTGGTCCGGGAGAGCCAGGGCAAGCAGGAGTACGTGCTGTCTGTGCTGTGGGATGGGCAGCCCCGACACTTCATCATCCAGTATGCTGAC AACCTGTACCGACTGGAAGGAGATGGCTTTCCCAGCATCCCCTTGCTCATAGACCACCTGTTGCGTTCCCAGCAGCCCCTCACCAAGAAGAGCGGTATCATCCTGAACAGGGCTGTGCCCAAG gaCAAGTGGGCACTAAGCCACGAGGACCTGGTGTTGGGTGAGCAGATTGGGCGG GGGAACTTTGGCGAAGTATTCAGCGGACGCCTGAGAGCCGACAACACCCTGGTGGCCGTGAAATCTTGCCGCGAGACGCTCCCACCTGACCTCAAGGCCAAGTTTCTGCAGGAAGCGAG GATCCTGAAGCAGTACAGCCACCCCAACATCGTGCGTCTCATCGGCGTCTGCACCCAGAAGCAGCCCATCTACATCGTCATGGAGCTCGTGCAGG GGGGCGACTTCCTGACCTTCCTCCGGACAGAGGGAGCCCGCCTGAGGGTGAAGACTCTGCTGCAGATGGTAGGGGATGCGGCTGCGGGCATGGAGTATCTGGAGAGCAAGTGCTGCATCCACCG GGACCTGGCCGCTCGGAACTGCCTAGTGACAGAGAAGAATGTCCTGAAGATCAGTGACTTTGGGATGTCCCGGGAGGAAGCCGACGGGATCTACGCAGCCTCAGGGGGTCTCAGACAAGTTCCCGTGAAGTGGACCGCACCGGAGGCCCTGAACTACG GCCGCTACTCCTCTGAGAGCGACGTGTGGAGCTTTGGCATCTTGCTCTGGGAGACCTTCAGCCTGGGGGCCTCCCCCTACCCCAACCTCAGCAATCAGCAGACTCGGGAGTTTGTGGAAAAGG GGGGCCGCCTGCCCTGCCCCGAGCTGTGCCCCGACGCTGTGTTCAGACTCATGGAGCAGTGCTGGGCCTCTGAGCCCGGGCAGCGACCCAGCTTCAGCACCATCTACCAGGAGCTGCAGAGCATCCGAAAGCGGCATCGGTGA
- the FURIN gene encoding furin isoform X1, giving the protein MELRPWLLWVVAAAGALVLLAADVRGQKVFTNTWAVCIPGGPAVADSVARKHGFLNLGQIFGDYYHFWHRAVTKRSLSPHRPRHSRLQREPQVQWLEQQVAKRRTKRDVYQEPTDPKFPQQWYLSGVTQRDLNVKEAWAQGYTGRGIVVSILDDGIEKNHPDLAGNYDPGASFDVNDQDPDPQPRYTQMNDNRHGTRCAGEVAAVANNGVCGVGVAYNARIGGVRMLDGEVTDAVEARSLGLNPNHIHIYSASWGPEDDGKTVDGPARLAEEAFFRGVSQGRGGLGSIFVWASGNGGREHDSCNCDGYTNSIYTLSISSATQSGNVPWYSEACSSTLATTYSSGNQNEKQIVTTDLRQKCTESHTGTSASAPLAAGIIALTLEANKNLTWRDMQHLVVQTSKPAHLNANDWATNGVGRKVSHSYGYGLLDAGAMVALAQNWTTVTPQRKCIIDILTEPKDIGKRLEVRKTVTACLGEPSHITRLEHTQARLTLSYNRRGDLAIHLVSPMGTRSTLLAARPHDYSADGFNDWAFMTTHSWDEDPSGEWVLEIENTSEANNYGTLTKFTLVLYGTAPEGLPTPPESIGCKTLTSSQACVVCEEGFSLHEKSCVQRCPPGFAPQVLDTHYSTENDVEIIRASVCAPCHASCATCQGPAPTDCLSCPSHSSLDPVEQTCSRQSQSSRESPQPQQPPRPPPAEVEAEPRLREGLLPSHLPEVVAGLSCAFIVLVFVTVFLVLQLRSGFSFRGVKVYTMDRGLISYKGLPPEAWQEECPSDSEEDEGRGERTAFIKDQSAL; this is encoded by the exons ATGGAGCTGAGGCCCTGGTTGCTATGGGTGGTAGCAGCAGCAGGAGCCTTGGTCCTGCTGGCGGCCGATGTCCGTGGCCAGAAGGTCTTCACCAACACCTGGGCCGTGTGCATTCCTGGAGGCCCAGCCGTGGCTGACAGTGTGGCACGCAAGCATGGCTTCCTCAACCTGGGCCAG ATCTTCGGCGACTATTACCACTTCTGGCATCGAGCGGTGACAAAGCGGTCCCTGTCACCTCACCGCCCGCGGCACAGCCGGCTGCAGCGGGAACCTCAA GTACAGTGGCTGGAGCAGCAGGTGGCAAAGCGACGGACCAAACGGGACGTGTACCAGGAGCCCACGGACCCCAAGTTTCCCCAGCAGTGGTACCTG TCTGGTGTCACCCAGCGGGACCTGAACGTGAAGGAGGCCTGGGCCCAGGGCTACACGGGGCGTGGCATCGTGGTCTCCATTCTGGATGATGGCATCGAGAAGAACCACCCGGACTTGGCAGGCAATTAT GATCCTGGGGCCAGCTTCGATGTCAATGACCAGGACCCTGACCCCCAGCCTCGGTACACGCAGATGAATGACAACAG GCATGGCACACGGTGTGCAGGCGAGGTGGCTGCAGTGGCCAACAATGGTGTCTGTGGTGTAGGCGTGGCCTACAATGCCCGCATTGGAG GGGTGCGCATGCTGGACGGTGAAGTGACAGATGCGGTAGAGGCACGCTCGCTGGGCCTGAATCCCAACCACATCCACATCTACAGCGCCAGTTGGGGCCCCGAGGACGACGGCAAGACCGTGGATGGGCCAGCCCGCCTTGCTGAGGAGGCCTTCTTCCGGGGGGTCAGCCAG GGCCGTGGGGGGCTGGGCTCCATCTTTGTCTGGGCCTCTGGGAACGGGGGCCGGGAACATGACAGCTGCAACTGCGACGGCTACACCAACAGCATCTACACGCTGTCCATCAGCAGCGCCACGCAGTCCGGCAACGTGCCCTGGTACAGTGAGGCCTGCTCGTCCACGCTGGCCACAACCTACAGCAGTGGAAACCAGAACGAGAAGCAGATC GTGACCACTGATCTGCGGCAGAAGTGTACGGAGTCTCACACAGGCACCTCTGCCTCTGCCCCCTTGGCAGCGGGCATCATCGCTCTCACCCTGGAGGCCAA TAAGAACCTCACCTGGCGGGACATGCAGCACCTGGTGGTACAGACCTCAAAGCCAGCGCACCTCAATGCTAACGACTGGGCCACCAATGGTGTGGGCCGCAAAG TGAGCCATTCGTATGGCTACGGGTTACTGGACGCAGGTGCCATGGTGGCTCTGGCCCAGAACTGGACGACGGTGACCCCCCAGCGGAAGTGCATCATCGACATCCTCACTGAGCCCAA GGACATCGGGAAGCGGCTGGAGGTGCGGAAGACTGTGACCGCCTGCCTGGGGGAGCCCAGCCACATCACGCGGCTGGAACACACTCAGGCGCGGCTCACCCTGTCCTACAACCGCCGCGGTGACCTGGCCATCCACCTGGTCAGCCCCATGGGCACCCGCTCCACCCTGCTGGCCGCCAG GCCGCACGACTATTCTGCAGACGGGTTTAACGATTGGGCATTCATGACGACCCATTCCTGGGACGAGGACCCCTCTGGCGAGTGGGTCCTGGAGATTGAAAACACCAGCGAAGCAAACAACTATG GGACACTGACCAAGTTCACCCTCGTGCTGTACGGCACGGCCCCCGAGGGGCTGCCCACACCTCCTGAGAGCATCGGCTGCAAGACCCTCACGTCCAGCCAGGCCTGTGTGG TGTGCGAGGAAGGCTTCTCCCTGCACGAGAAGAGCTGTGTCCAGCGCTGCCCTCCAGGCTTCGCTCCCCAAGTCCTCGACACGCACTACAGCACCGAGAACGACGTGGAGATCATCCGGGCCAGCGTCTGTGCCCCCTGCCACGCCTCGTGTGCCACGTGCCAGGGGCCAGCCCCCACAGACTGCCTCAGCTGCCCCAGCCACTCCTCCCTGGACCCTGTGGAGCAGACGTGCTCCCGGCAAAGCCAGAGCAGCCGTGAGTCTCCGCAGCCGCAGCAGCCACCTCGGCCGCCGCCCGCGGAGGTGGAGGCAGAGCCGCGGCTGCGGGAGGGGCTGCTGCCCTCGCACCTGCCCGAGGTGGTGGCCGGCCTCAGCTGCGCCTTCATCGTGCTGGTCTTCGTCACTGTCTTCCTGGTCCTGCAGCTGCGCTCGGGCTTCAGCTTCCGAGGGGTGAAGGTGTACACCATGGACCGTGGCCTCATCTCCTACAAGGGGCTGCCCCCCGAAGCCTGGCAGGAGGAGTGCCCGTCCGACTCAGAAGAGGACGAGGGCCGGGGCGAGAGGACCGCCTTTATCAAAGACCAGAGCGCCCTTTGA
- the FES gene encoding tyrosine-protein kinase Fes/Fps isoform X2, with protein MGFSSELCSPQGHGAVQQMQEAELRLLEGMRKWMAQRVKSDREYAGLLHHMSLQDSGGQSRGISPQSPISQSWAEITSQTEGLSRLLRQHAEDLNSGPLSKLSLLIRERQQLRKTYNEQWQQLQQELTKTHSQDIEKLKSQYRALARDSAQARRKYQEASKDKDRDKAKDKYVRSLWKLFAHHNRYVLGVRAAQLHHQHHHRLMLPGLLQSLQDLHQEMACILKEILQEYLEISSLVQDEVVAIHREMAAAVAHIQPEAEYQGFLQQNGSTPDVPPCVTFDESLLEEAELLEPGELQLNELTVESVQHTLTSVTEELAVATETVLSRQEVVTQLQHELWTEEQTTHPRERVQLLGKKQVLQEALQGLQVALCSQAKLQAQQELLQAKLEQLGPGEPLPVLLLQDDRHSTSSSEREGGRTPTLEILKSHISGIFRPKFSLPPPLQLVPEVQKPLHEQLWYHGAIPRAEVAELLTHSGDFLVRESQGKQEYVLSVLWDGQPRHFIIQYADNLYRLEGDGFPSIPLLIDHLLRSQQPLTKKSGIILNRAVPKDKWALSHEDLVLGEQIGRGNFGEVFSGRLRADNTLVAVKSCRETLPPDLKAKFLQEARILKQYSHPNIVRLIGVCTQKQPIYIVMELVQGGDFLTFLRTEGARLRVKTLLQMVGDAAAGMEYLESKCCIHRDLAARNCLVTEKNVLKISDFGMSREEADGIYAASGGLRQVPVKWTAPEALNYGRYSSESDVWSFGILLWETFSLGASPYPNLSNQQTREFVEKGGRLPCPELCPDAVFRLMEQCWASEPGQRPSFSTIYQELQSIRKRHR; from the exons ATGGGCTTCTCTTCGGAGCTGTGCAGTCCCCAGGGCCACGGGGCAGTGCAGCAGATGCAGGAGGCCGAGCTTCGGCTGCTGGAGGGCATGAGGAAGTGGATGGCCCAGCGGGTCAAGAGTGACAGAGAATACGCTGGGCTGCTGCACCACATGTCACTGCAGGACAGCGGGGGCCAGAGCCGGGGCATCAGCCCCCAGAGCCCCATCAGTCAG TCCTGGGCAGAGATCACCAGCCAGACGGAGGGCCTGAGCCGGTTGCTGAGGCAGCACGCAGAAGATCTGAACTCAGGGCCGCTGAGCAAGCTGAGCCTGTTGATCCGGGAGCGGCAGCAGCTGCGCAAGACCTACAACGAGCAGTGGCAGCAGCTCCAGCAGGAGCTCACCaag aCCCACAGCCAGGACATTGAGAAGCTGAAGAGCCAGTACCGAGCCCTGGCACGGGACAGCGCCCAGGCCCGACGCAAGTACCAGGAGGCCAGCAAAG ACAAAGACCGTGACAAGGCCAAGGACAAGTACGTGCGCAGCTTGTGGAAGCTGTTTGCTCACCACAACCGCTATGTGCTGGGCGTGCGGGCCGCGCAGctacaccaccagcaccaccaccggCTCATGCTGCCCGGCCTGCTCCAGTCCCTGCAGGACCTGCACCAGGAGATGGCGTGCATCTT GAAGGAGATCCTGCAGGAATACCTGGAGATTAGCAGCCTGGTGCAGGACGAGGTGGTGGCCATTCACCGGGAGATGGCTGCAGCGGTTGCCCACATCCAGCCCGAGGCCGAGTACCAAGGCTTCCTGCAACAGAATGG GTCCACACCTGACGTCCCACCCTGTGTCACCTTTGATGAGTCGCTGCTTGAGGAGGCTGAACTGCTGGAGCCCGGGGAGCTGCAGCTGAACGAGCTGACTGTGGAAAGCGTGCAGCACAC GCTGACCTCAGTGACAGAAGAACTGGCTGTGGCCACTGAGACAGTGCTCAGCCGGCAGGAGGTGGTCACTCAGCTGCAGCACGAGCTCTGGACTGAGGAGCAGACCACCCACCCCCGGGAGCG GGTGCAGCTGCTGGGCAAGAAGCAGGTGCTGCAGGAGGCATTGCAGGGGCTGCAGGTAGCGCTGTGCAGCCAGGCCAAGCTGCAGGCCCAGCAGGAGCTGCTGCAGGCCAagctggagcagctgggccccggtGAGCCCCTGCCCGTGCTGCTCCTGCAGGACGACCGCCACTCCACCTCGTCCTCG GAGCGAGAAGGGGGAAGGACACCCACCCTGGAGATCCTTAAGAGCCACATCTCAGGAATCTTCCGCCCCAAGTTCTCG CTCCCCCCACCACTGCAGCTCGTTCCAGAGGTGCAGAAGCCCCTGCATGAGCAGCTGTGGTACCACGGAGCCATCCCACGGGCAGAGGTGGCTGAGCTGCTGACACACTCTGGGGACTTCCTGGTCCGGGAGAGCCAGGGCAAGCAGGAGTACGTGCTGTCTGTGCTGTGGGATGGGCAGCCCCGACACTTCATCATCCAGTATGCTGAC AACCTGTACCGACTGGAAGGAGATGGCTTTCCCAGCATCCCCTTGCTCATAGACCACCTGTTGCGTTCCCAGCAGCCCCTCACCAAGAAGAGCGGTATCATCCTGAACAGGGCTGTGCCCAAG gaCAAGTGGGCACTAAGCCACGAGGACCTGGTGTTGGGTGAGCAGATTGGGCGG GGGAACTTTGGCGAAGTATTCAGCGGACGCCTGAGAGCCGACAACACCCTGGTGGCCGTGAAATCTTGCCGCGAGACGCTCCCACCTGACCTCAAGGCCAAGTTTCTGCAGGAAGCGAG GATCCTGAAGCAGTACAGCCACCCCAACATCGTGCGTCTCATCGGCGTCTGCACCCAGAAGCAGCCCATCTACATCGTCATGGAGCTCGTGCAGG GGGGCGACTTCCTGACCTTCCTCCGGACAGAGGGAGCCCGCCTGAGGGTGAAGACTCTGCTGCAGATGGTAGGGGATGCGGCTGCGGGCATGGAGTATCTGGAGAGCAAGTGCTGCATCCACCG GGACCTGGCCGCTCGGAACTGCCTAGTGACAGAGAAGAATGTCCTGAAGATCAGTGACTTTGGGATGTCCCGGGAGGAAGCCGACGGGATCTACGCAGCCTCAGGGGGTCTCAGACAAGTTCCCGTGAAGTGGACCGCACCGGAGGCCCTGAACTACG GCCGCTACTCCTCTGAGAGCGACGTGTGGAGCTTTGGCATCTTGCTCTGGGAGACCTTCAGCCTGGGGGCCTCCCCCTACCCCAACCTCAGCAATCAGCAGACTCGGGAGTTTGTGGAAAAGG GGGGCCGCCTGCCCTGCCCCGAGCTGTGCCCCGACGCTGTGTTCAGACTCATGGAGCAGTGCTGGGCCTCTGAGCCCGGGCAGCGACCCAGCTTCAGCACCATCTACCAGGAGCTGCAGAGCATCCGAAAGCGGCATCGGTGA